A genomic stretch from Cyprinus carpio isolate SPL01 chromosome A12, ASM1834038v1, whole genome shotgun sequence includes:
- the LOC109058766 gene encoding interferon a3-like, giving the protein MGAIPEKRAYKRRPEWRRGDTSREPEETPALKQQLISGSSSGITQHDRMDLRLLQLCLLLSACAFSSVLSCRWIKHKFRQHHGVSLDLIRKMGEKIHNDHEDVNPIPDELINNHRSAEPEKRILFVIQALMEITVLFDDAVVPWEAKKLKDFLDVMHEQIKGLRSCVSTLRVEI; this is encoded by the exons ATGGGTGCAATTCCCGAAAAGCGCGCATATAAACGGCGGCCAGAATGGAGGAGAGGAGACACCAGCAGAGAACCAGAGGAAACACCAGCATTAAAACAGCAGCTCATCAGTGGATCAAGCAGTGGCATCACTCAACACGACAGAATGGACCTTCGTTTGCTGCAGCTCTGCCTTCTTCTGTCCGCGTGCGCTTTCAGCTCTGTGCTGAGCTGCAGGTGGATAAAACACAAGTTCCGGCAACACCATGGAGTCTCTTTGGATCTGATCAGAAAGATG GGTGAGAAAATCCATAATGATCATGAGGATGTCAACCCCATCCCAGATGAACTGATCAATAACCATAGAAGTGCAGAG CCTGAGAAACGGATCCTGTTCGTCATTCAGGCTCTGATGGAGATCACTGTCCTCTTTGACGATGCCGTCGTCCCCTGGGAGGCTAAAAAACTGAAAGATTTCTTAGATGTCATGCATGAACAGATTAAAGGACTGCGCTCATGTGTAAgtacact